A region of Schistosoma mansoni strain Puerto Rico chromosome 1, complete genome DNA encodes the following proteins:
- a CDS encoding putative heparan sulfate 6-o-sulfotransferase, translating into MKEDKLFCICGLIVGIILLFYILSPYSPTCLLRSCIHKQYDRTGFLHSVQTTKRNNYLMRYTRDNSSNVSVLVFIHIQKTAGTLLERRLVKDGLVGKTCYCFFRRRCSCKTPNGNTWLVSRYSTGWVCGLHADLTELTECIDNKLNKVDHHIIKRKYTYFTLLRDPINRFISEWQHIRRGATWHSATLRCNKQYPPLEHYKPCYFNEEIVENISSNVSMKSVIDCPYNLASNRQTRMLANLSSLGCYKHLTKWSQPLNVTVLTHIPSVSLALLNSAKHNLVNIINCYGLSEYLIYSQYILQKCLHITFKRTFVEFNKISFIKPRLLFTHATIIRSNLNQSTLHEIQNGSSSYSKSAGEPIIYYSITNQKIMCSALKRS; encoded by the exons ATGAAGGAGGATAAGTTATTTTGCATTTGTGGACTAATCGTTGGGATCATATTGCTATTTTATATATTGTCGCCATATAGTCCGACATGTTTACTTAGAAGCTGTATCCACAAACAGTATGACCGTACAGGCTTTCTGCATTCTGTTCAAACtacaaaaagaaataattatttgatgAGATATACGAGAGATAATTCTAGTAATGTGTCTGTGCTCGTCTTCATCCATATTCAGAAAACTGCCGGTACACTTTTAGAACGTCGTTTGGTTAAAGATGGTCTGGTGGGCAAAACATGTTACTGTTTTTTCAGAAGACGCTGTAGTTGTAAAACGCCAAATGGTAATACTTGGCTTGTCAGCAGGTATTCTACAGGCTGGGTATGTGGACTCCATGCTGACTTGACTGAATTAACGGAATGTATTGACAACAAACTGAACAAAGTTGACCACCATATTATAAAAAGAAA GTACACATATTTTACTTTATTACGCGATCCTATCAATCGTTTTATTAGTGAATGGCAACATATACGTCGCGGTGCTACATGGCATTCAGCTACTCTTCGATGCAATAAACAATATCCACCACTTGAGCACTATAAACCATGTTATTTTAATGAAGAAATTGTCGAAAACATCTCGTCTAATGTATCCATGAAATCTGTTATAGATTGTCCGTACAATTTAGCAAGTAATCGTCAAACAAGAATGTTAGCAAATCTTTCTAGTCTAGGATGTTATAAGCATTTAACGAAATGGTCTCAACCTCTCAATGTCACAGTATTAACTCATATTCCATCAGTTTCATTAGCACTTTTAAACAGTGCTAAACATAATCTTGTCAATATTATTAATTGTTATGGCTTAAGTGAATACTTGATTTATTCGCaatatatattacaaaaatgTTTACATATTACTTTTAAACGTACATTTgttgaatttaataaaatatctttTATAAAACCAAGATTATTGTTTACACATGCTACAATAATCCGTTCTAATTTAAATCAGTCTACTTTGCATGAAATACAAAAT